The segment TCATAATATTAAAAATATAATACGCTGCTTATCTTCATGTTACCATATAAAATCGCCTCAAATTACTATCTACTCAAAATTTTTCATACATTATTTCAACAAAAAACACCCCCAAACCGCAACTCATTTCGATACTAATTACAAAGAAAGGGCGGTGACAATAATGGAAATGAAAGAGAATTAAGATGTCTGTCCAATTGGATTTCTTTTTTCACCATATTATAGCTATATGGGACGGGGACAGGTACATTGTCCTTTTATGGCTAAAAGGAAATCCCCTTTCCCTTTATGAATATAGGGACAAGAATCCTGTCCCTATGTCCCGCCAAATTTTAAAAAGAAATGGAGGAAAAATAAATGAAAGTCTATTTAGACCCGGGCCATGGTGGCTCAGATCCTGGTGCTCAAGGCAATGGAATAGAAGAAAAGGATATTGTTTTAGACATTGCACGCCACCTGAGGGATATTTTGACAAATGATTATGACGATGTGGACGTGATGATGAGTCGCTCCAATGACAGAACGAAAAGCTTGCAGGCGCGCACTGATGAGGCTAATTCCTGGGGTGCGGATTATTATTTATCCATTCATTGTAATGCCTTCAATGGCTCTGCTCAAGGGTATGAAGATTATATTCACAGTAGCCTGTCTGATTCTTCTCAGACTGCTGCGTATCAGGATATTTTGCATGATGAAATTACTGACGTGAATGGATTAAGGAACCGCGGCCAGAAAAAGGCGAATTTCCATGTTTTACGGGAAACATCTATGTCAGCACTTTTAACCGAGAATGGGTTCATTGATAACGATCATGATGCCGCATTGTTAAAAAGTCCATCATGGCGCAGGGAAGTTGCGCAAGGTCACGCGAATGGGTTAGCGCGCGCATTTAATCTGGAGCGTAAACAAGAAGATGATTCCGGTTCTATTTACAGGGTGATTGCCGGTTCTTTTCAATCAAAATCAAACGCAGAAGAACGCGTAGATTTCCTGAACTCAAATGGCATCGACGCTTTTGTTGATTCCATTACGATTTCCGGCAGAACGTGGTACAGAGTGCAAGCAGGAGCCTTCTCCTCTCGTGAAAATGCTGAAGATCACCTAAATACAGTTAAAAACGCTGGAATAGAAGACGCATATATCATCAGCTAAGAGGCAGTGCCTGTCACTGTTCGGGGCGTGACAGGCACTGCCCGAATTTTGTCGTTTCTTGTCGTCTCCGTGCATAGATCCTGGAATTCTGCAGAAGATAGGGGCAAAAGGAGGCGTTTTTTTATGAATCATATTAAGTTATTCGCCGTTAAATTTATTGGGACGTTACTTTTGTTGTATTTGATCCTAGGTTTTGGTTTTGGCATGTCCTTTGGCAACGTTTTTCTGATCACATTAGTCTTAGGAATGATTGGCTATTTGGGAGATGTTGTTATTCTGCCTAACGTTAATAATACAATCGCAACCATTGCTGATTTTGCCACTGCTTTTTTGATCATTTATTTTATGAGTTTCGGTGTTACAACTGGTGAAGGCTGGTTTATGGCTTCATTCGTTGCAGCAGTTGGTGTCACTATATTTGAGTATTTCTATCATAAATATTTCAAATCAGCATACAATGAAGTGCATCACGACGAGCGTGAGGGCCATCCGAGGGATCGGGCGATGCAAACAGAAGCATCTGAGGAAACTTCCCCCTACGATCCGGAAGATAAAGATAAATAAATGCATCATGCATAACAGAAGAGACCTCATCCATCGAGGTCTCTTCTTCCCTATCACACGAAAATCATCACCATCCAAGGTGCAATTACCGACACAACAATCGCACTCACCACCATCGCTATCGTACTAACAGATCCTTCCAATTGACTGTGCTCCATTGCTGTAGCTGTTCCAATCGCATGACTTCCACTGCCGATGCCGACACCGCGTCCAATATAGTGATCCATCCGCGTATATTTAAAAATCAATGAGCTAAGCATGACACCACCAATTCCTGCGATCATAACGAATACAGCTGCCAAGGAAGCCTCTCCCCCCAGCGTCGTTGAAACTTCCATCGCAACAGGTGTTGTTACACTTTTTGGCGTAAGCGAATAAATCAGAAATTCCTCAAAGCCAGCCCATTTTGCAAGCAAGACACCAGACAAAATACCGACAACCGCTCCAACCACAGTCCCTGTCAAAACCGGGAACATCAACTTTTTAAGTGTTGTACGATGCTGGTAAAGTGGATATGCGAGCGCCACCACCGCTGGCCCAAGCAACTCGTTTATCCAGTCTCCGCCAATCATATATGTCTCATAGGAAATATTAAAAATAAGCAAGGTACTAACAATAAAGATTGTTGCTATAATTACTGGCGCTGTAAAAGTATAGCGCCACCGCTGATGCACGGTCAGCCCAATTAGATAAAAAACGAATGTACCAATAATTGCAGCCAATCCAATGAGAAAATTAACCATGACTTCTTTCCTCCTCTTGCAGCTGATTTCCTTCCTTCCTGCGCATCAGAATTTGACTCACATGCCCTGAAGTCACAATCACCATCACCGTACTTAGCAAAACAATGATGACGAGAAGGAAACCCTTCCCGGCAAAAAGGTCAAAATAATTTATAACCCCTACCGTTGCAGGGATAAAAAATAAAGCCAAATGATTGATGATCGTCCGTGCACCTTCCTCTATCCAAGACGCCTTTATCACACCTGTCATAAGCAAAACAAACAACAGAAGCATCCCGATTACACTTCCTGGTATGAAAAGATTAAAATATTGCTGAATCCCATTTCCTACTAAAAAAATGACGTATAATACGGCGATATGAATAATTATTTTTAAAACATTACGCACATGTGTCACTCCAATTTTTTAGCAAACTTGCCTTTTGCCAAGATTTTACGGCAAAAGGCAAAGCCCGCACTTATGCAGATAAGAAAGTTTATACTTTCTTATCTGCCATACCATAAAACCTAGTATAGCAAAAATTAGGCATGTCTGAGTAGGATTGAACTGAAAAATTAAGATGTTGCATGCTTCCCAAGCAAATCATAAAATTTTTAAAATCCACACCCCCATTTCCAAATTCCCTTCGATTGTAGATTAGAAGAACCCTATACAAAATCGAAAGGATGAAAACCATGAACTACCTCAAACAAATCAATGCATTTCATTTAAAAATTGACCTGGAGCCAATATCTGTCAATGCCCGGTCCTTGTGGTTTACGTTAATGGACATTAATAATCGTCTAGGATGGAAAGAAGATTTTACCGTTGCGGTATCCACGCTTATTGCAAAAGCAGGATTAGCCGAAACTCCTTTACGACGGGCGCGCAAAGAATTGGAGGATAACGGATTTATTCATGTTACATCAGGGAGCGGGAATAAGGCTGCAGCATACAGGATGGTCTGCTTGTATGAAAATAAGGCGGACAATTTGAACGGCAAAACGGAGGTCAAAAAAGAAGACACCGTGCAACAGGAGCAAACAACGGCGGACAATTTGGAGGACAAAGTGGAGGGCATTCCGACTCCATTCTTTAAACATAAACAAAAAAATAAACAAAAGAAAACAAATACAACAGATGCCGCGCGATTCTACCAGGAAAACTTCGGTGTCATCACTGCCTATGTAGCTGATGACCTTTTGAACTGGACGAATGATGTTGGTGATGCCTTGGTACTTGAAGCGCTAAAGCGTGCCTTGGAACGCAATAAGGCCAGCTGGGGATATGTGAAAAGCATCTTGAAAAACTGGGCAAAGAAAGGAATCACCACTGTTAAGCAGGCGCATGCCGAGGAAGTAGCCTTTTATAATCAACAGCAACAAAAACAACCGTACAGATCTGGTGGAGGTGGCAACTATCAGCAGGAAATTGTGCCGGACTGGTTTAGGGAAAGGGAACAGAAGAAAAGCTTAGCAGATAAACCTGTAAGCAAAGACGAGCAGCGAGAACTGGAGAAAGTGGATAGAATGCTGGCAAAGTTGAAGAGTGAGAAACATGAGGGTTGAAGTTGGGTGAATATCCCTTCACTCCACCTTCCCAACCCCCAAAGCCAAATGCTCCCAAAGAATATTTTCAACTAGCTCACCTTGCTCTTCCTTGCAATCAATAATTAAAATGACTTCAGGCTTTTTGCCTTTTAAAAGCCGTTTTCGCTTTTTGATGACTTTTTCCGTGAACAGCCGAATTACGAATCCCAGAACAAAACCAATAAAAGCAGCAATTAACCCCCACCATATCGGGCCCCATGCCAATTCGAAGCCTATACTGGTTCCAGCAACAGCAAAAGCCGTTGCAAGCGCTGCTCCGATATCGATAAGTGATGTGCCATCTGAAGTGTGGAGGCTATCAAACAATTTTCGTTCTTCCATTCGCTTATCGAGGGGAATCGCATAAATGCTTTCTTTTTTTATTCCCTCTTTTTCCAGGGTGGAAATCGCCATCTCTATATGAGCATCATTATCAAAAACGGAGAATAGCTGCATCTTATCACTTCACTTTTTCCCTTTGATTTGGAAATTGGGATTTTGATAATTATCTTTTAAAAATTGCCGTTGTTCTTTTTCAAAAAGCTTATTATTTTCGACAGCATACACATACGAATCGTAAATGGAAAAACCAAATATGGAAGGCAGCATCAGGAGCCATTCAGGTTTCAGGACGGCGGTAGCCTGCTGTACTTCTCCTAAGGTTAAAAGCAGGACAGCCTCGAGAAAATGGGATAAATAAAAGAATAATACCCCCAGATAATCATGAAAAATGCAGTTACAATTCGATGGTTATACAGTTGTCCGAGTCCCGGGACAAATAGTGACCATATAACTGCCATTATTGGACTTCTTTTATCCAAGTAGTTAATTTCCAGTGCCTCTATGCTAAATAAATTGAAACGATGTTCTTCACGGTCTGCCAGTATGTAAATTTTGTTCATTTCCACCGTTGTTCGGTGACCATCCCAAATCCCAAAAAAGTAAACCGGCAAGTAAACTAAAAGCCATCTGGGCTCAAGCACTTGAACAACCATATCAATGTTACCCTGAAAAGAATACATGATTGCCAAATTAATATTCGCATTCACATTAACGATCACTTCCCAAATAAACAAGACAAAACCCCGGATATATTTTGATAAAAGCAAATGTCCAAATCCCGGAAAAGCAGCACTCCACCAGGCAATGATCGAAGGACTTCTTAAATGGAGCTGTGTTGTACCAAGCGCGGTCATATGAGCAATGTACCGCCTGGCATTATTATCTGAAGTGTTATTTTTCAATGAAATGACTCCTATTACGAAATTTATCTGTCTTTTATAACCTTTCCTTAAAAAGAACGTTTATCCTAATGAAGTGTATGTTATTAGGTGTGTATATCTTTTATAGGAAAACAAATCCTATGGTTAGCTCACATCTGAAGAAAGGTGAAACCAGCAGCCATGCAAATCATTGAAATGCAAAAAAGGTTCGTCCAATTTAAAAATGAGTACTTTTTTGAAAGTATTATTTTCTCTTATCAGTGGTGGTTCCTCCTGATTATCGCTGTAGGGCTTTGGTTCGTTTGGGCAATTGTAGTGGATAAAAAGAGATTGAATGCCATCTTGCTGGTCGGATTAATGGCAAGCATTATCGCATTAATTTTGGATGAGATTGGCCTTTTCTTAACTTTATGGGCCTATGCCTACCAACTTGCACCGTTCACACAAAAATTACTAACTGTCGATATCGCCATCATTCCAGTAAGCTATATGCTTCTGTATCAATACGCTAGAAAATGGAGGCCTTACCTTATTAGGCTTTTCTTATTATCGCTTTTTGCCGTATTCGTGGCGGAACCCATTTTTGGGATGTTAGGTATTTATATCTTGCTTGGATGGGAGCATTGGTACTCTACACCTTTTTATTTTCTGATTGGTGTTTTCGTGAAATGGATGGCCGATAAGGCGGTCGGGGACAAAGGATTTTAGCGTTTTTCATAGAAAAAGCGAGTGACTGCCCGTGCCTTGCGTTGAGTCACTCGCTTATCGTGGCTAATCCCATTGATAAGGGGTTTGCTGATATACATAGTAATTAAGCCAATTATAAAAAAGCAAATGCGTGTGCGACCGCCATGTATTCGGTGGTCTTTCGTTTGGGTCATTACCTGGAAAATAGTTCTCCGGTATGCTTGTATCCAGACCCCTCTGGTGATCCCGCGTGTATTCCTCAGCAAGTGTTTCAGCATCATATTCAAAATGACCGGTAATCATAATATGTTTTTCATCGTTGGAAATAACAATAAACGCACCAGCCTCACTTGAGGAAGAAAGTAAGGTCAGGCGTGGATCATTTTGAATTTCTTCCATCGAAACGGTTGTATACCTGGAATGTGGAGCGTTGAAAATTTCATCAAATCCACGAACCAGCTTTATTTTGGGATCAGACACCAGATGATTATAAACGCCGAATAATTTTTCCGGCAGCTCATATTTACCAATCCCATAATGATAGTACAATGCGGCCTGGGCACCCCAGCAAATGTTCAAAACAGAAGTCACATTCTCTTTTGTCCATTCCATGATCTCTGTTAATTCTCCCCAATAGTTTACATCTTCAAATGGCAGATGCTCAATTGGGGCTCCGGTAACAATCATTCCATCATACCGGCGATCTTTGATGTTTTCAAAGGTTGTGTAGAACGTATCCAAATGGGATTTGCTTACAGTTTTCGATTCATGTGTCCGCATTCTTAAGAACGTGATATTTACCTGCAGGGGCGTATTCCCCAATAAACGCAGGAGCTGTAACTCCGTCCTTTCCTTTTCCGGCATTAAATTTAAGATGATTATATTAAGTGGACGAATGTCTTGCATCCTTGCCCGATCTTCATCCATCACAAAAATTTTCTCTTGTTTTAATACTTCCGTTGCAGGCAATTCTTTCGGTATGTTTATTGGCAACTGACATCTCTCCCTCCTGCATACTTATTCTATTAACAACGTTAAAACTCGCACCTGTTTATTGCCACACTTCTTCAGAAATTTCTACAATATGGCGGATTTTATCCCATTGCTGATCTTCCGTTAAATCATTACCCTCTTCCGTTGAAGCAAATCCACATTGCGGGCTAAGACATAGGTTATCATAGGATAGATATCCAGCCGCTTCAGCAATTCGCTCTTTTACAAGGGCTTTATTTTCCAGCTCAGCAAATTTGGATGTAACTAAACCTAGAACAACATGCAGATCATCCCTGTTCACATGTTTCAGCGGTTCGAATCCACCGGAACGCCCGTCGTCAAATTCAAGAAAAAGCCCGTCAACATTCAGACCATTAAATATCGTTTCCGATGCCTTATCATACGAACCAGAACTGAAATAACGAACGGTAATTGCCCCGGCAAATATGCATGGTAACCAGAAGATCATCTGGACGATCGGCGATGGATTCATTGATAGCGCGTTTGCATAATTTTTGCAGTTCGGCAGGCTCATACCCTTCCGCGCGGAGCGATTGTTCCCCCTCTTCCGATAAAAAGGAAGCCCATGACGTGTCATCAAGCTGTAAATAGCGGCATCCCGCATCATAAAAAGCCTGAATCGCTTTTTTATAGGCATTTGTCAAATCCCTCAACAAATCCTCAATATCACCATAAACTTCATTATCAATCTCCGCCCGAACTAGGAGCATATTAGGGCTTGGAATGGTCTGCTTGGCAACATGATCCTCTCCTACTTTTCCTCGCAAAAACTTGAAATGATCTAGGAATGGATGATCTTCATTAAAATCAACGTTGCCTGTTACACGAATCGCATGGGCAGTTGTTTCAATGCCATCAAACTTCAATCCAGTGTTTGATTCGAATCCTTCCACACCACCCAAATTTTCTAGAAAGTCAAAATGCCACCATGAACGGCGAAATTCCCCGTCGGTTATCGACGTAAGTCCTGCTTCCTTCTGCTTTTCGACAAGTTTGCTTATTTCTTCATCTTCAATAGTACGAAGCTGCTGGGCGGAAATTTCTCCATTTGCATTCTGGGCTCTTGCCTGTTTAAGGCGTTCCGGTCTTAGAAAACTACCCACATGGTCTGCTTTGAATGGTGCCTTGCTATCTAATTTTGTTGTTGTCATGGTATTCCGCTCCTTTAATCAAAAAAGGCCCCTTCGATTAAGAAGAGGCACTATCATGCGATCATCTTCTTATCTTCCAAGTTTCATCAACTTGCTAGAAGTAGCACCTTGTTATAA is part of the Virgibacillus sp. NKC19-16 genome and harbors:
- a CDS encoding N-acetylmuramoyl-L-alanine amidase, which translates into the protein MKVYLDPGHGGSDPGAQGNGIEEKDIVLDIARHLRDILTNDYDDVDVMMSRSNDRTKSLQARTDEANSWGADYYLSIHCNAFNGSAQGYEDYIHSSLSDSSQTAAYQDILHDEITDVNGLRNRGQKKANFHVLRETSMSALLTENGFIDNDHDAALLKSPSWRREVAQGHANGLARAFNLERKQEDDSGSIYRVIAGSFQSKSNAEERVDFLNSNGIDAFVDSITISGRTWYRVQAGAFSSRENAEDHLNTVKNAGIEDAYIIS
- a CDS encoding DUF2512 family protein, whose translation is MNHIKLFAVKFIGTLLLLYLILGFGFGMSFGNVFLITLVLGMIGYLGDVVILPNVNNTIATIADFATAFLIIYFMSFGVTTGEGWFMASFVAAVGVTIFEYFYHKYFKSAYNEVHHDEREGHPRDRAMQTEASEETSPYDPEDKDK
- a CDS encoding LrgB family protein; amino-acid sequence: MVNFLIGLAAIIGTFVFYLIGLTVHQRWRYTFTAPVIIATIFIVSTLLIFNISYETYMIGGDWINELLGPAVVALAYPLYQHRTTLKKLMFPVLTGTVVGAVVGILSGVLLAKWAGFEEFLIYSLTPKSVTTPVAMEVSTTLGGEASLAAVFVMIAGIGGVMLSSLIFKYTRMDHYIGRGVGIGSGSHAIGTATAMEHSQLEGSVSTIAMVVSAIVVSVIAPWMVMIFV
- a CDS encoding CidA/LrgA family protein, whose product is MRNVLKIIIHIAVLYVIFLVGNGIQQYFNLFIPGSVIGMLLLFVLLMTGVIKASWIEEGARTIINHLALFFIPATVGVINYFDLFAGKGFLLVIIVLLSTVMVIVTSGHVSQILMRRKEGNQLQEEERSHG
- a CDS encoding DnaD domain-containing protein — encoded protein: MNYLKQINAFHLKIDLEPISVNARSLWFTLMDINNRLGWKEDFTVAVSTLIAKAGLAETPLRRARKELEDNGFIHVTSGSGNKAAAYRMVCLYENKADNLNGKTEVKKEDTVQQEQTTADNLEDKVEGIPTPFFKHKQKNKQKKTNTTDAARFYQENFGVITAYVADDLLNWTNDVGDALVLEALKRALERNKASWGYVKSILKNWAKKGITTVKQAHAEEVAFYNQQQQKQPYRSGGGGNYQQEIVPDWFREREQKKSLADKPVSKDEQRELEKVDRMLAKLKSEKHEG
- a CDS encoding CBO0543 family protein: MKPAAMQIIEMQKRFVQFKNEYFFESIIFSYQWWFLLIIAVGLWFVWAIVVDKKRLNAILLVGLMASIIALILDEIGLFLTLWAYAYQLAPFTQKLLTVDIAIIPVSYMLLYQYARKWRPYLIRLFLLSLFAVFVAEPIFGMLGIYILLGWEHWYSTPFYFLIGVFVKWMADKAVGDKGF
- the metA gene encoding homoserine O-acetyltransferase MetA — protein: MPINIPKELPATEVLKQEKIFVMDEDRARMQDIRPLNIIILNLMPEKERTELQLLRLLGNTPLQVNITFLRMRTHESKTVSKSHLDTFYTTFENIKDRRYDGMIVTGAPIEHLPFEDVNYWGELTEIMEWTKENVTSVLNICWGAQAALYYHYGIGKYELPEKLFGVYNHLVSDPKIKLVRGFDEIFNAPHSRYTTVSMEEIQNDPRLTLLSSSSEAGAFIVISNDEKHIMITGHFEYDAETLAEEYTRDHQRGLDTSIPENYFPGNDPNERPPNTWRSHTHLLFYNWLNYYVYQQTPYQWD